A stretch of the Candidatus Poribacteria bacterium genome encodes the following:
- a CDS encoding RNA polymerase sigma factor, translating into MRSDDVVLIQRILAGDENAFATLIEKYQQQVHTHALRKVRDFQTAEDITQETFLQVHQKLATLNDPAKFSGWLYAIVNHLCIAWYRKNQLETESLQEIYISEVETEAYSRYVATEHAKTTAAAQRDLVKRLLTKLKEGDREIITLHYFEEMTSSEIGKHLGVSENTIKSRLHRARQRLKKYDFMIQEVLNITTTTEDEHRSQRQLKGEPIMTNEVRNGSEVDARLEEMQRQITDLQEQIKGITANSDASTEYTDVSNSDIEYRFVADSEASTDSDKKQALEALLQLSHHVKDPITWCYAGAYHAAPGQRSSRGSVWTTNVDSFLSSAPDAEIVKLAIFFTNPTVVAVLRQLVAGKKSVADLANGCGISESEMEETVEMLTDGALVKRTEDDLIEPKNDAVFYYLNFVGMVTVYLNPEDYHPQD; encoded by the coding sequence ATGAGAAGTGACGATGTTGTGTTAATCCAGCGCATCCTCGCAGGCGATGAGAACGCCTTCGCGACTTTAATTGAAAAATATCAACAGCAGGTTCACACCCACGCATTGCGGAAAGTGCGGGATTTTCAGACTGCCGAGGATATTACACAGGAAACCTTCCTGCAAGTACATCAGAAACTCGCAACATTAAACGATCCAGCAAAATTTTCAGGATGGCTATATGCGATTGTGAATCATCTGTGTATCGCTTGGTACCGAAAAAACCAATTAGAAACCGAGTCGCTACAAGAGATCTATATCTCAGAAGTCGAGACGGAGGCGTATTCCCGATATGTTGCCACAGAACACGCAAAAACGACTGCTGCAGCGCAACGTGATTTGGTCAAAAGGCTCCTTACCAAGTTGAAAGAGGGTGATCGAGAAATTATCACGCTCCACTACTTTGAGGAGATGACATCTTCAGAGATAGGAAAGCATTTAGGCGTATCTGAAAATACCATTAAGAGTCGGCTTCACCGGGCGCGACAGCGGCTGAAGAAGTACGATTTTATGATTCAAGAGGTATTAAACATCACAACCACAACTGAAGACGAACATCGTTCCCAACGCCAATTGAAAGGAGAACCCATTATGACAAATGAAGTGAGAAACGGATCCGAGGTGGACGCAAGATTGGAAGAAATGCAGCGTCAGATTACCGATCTACAAGAGCAAATTAAGGGCATTACGGCTAACTCGGATGCTTCTACTGAATATACGGATGTTTCTAATAGTGATATCGAATATCGCTTTGTGGCTGACTCCGAGGCTTCTACTGACTCGGACAAAAAACAAGCACTTGAAGCATTACTCCAACTCTCTCATCATGTGAAAGACCCGATCACATGGTGCTATGCAGGTGCATATCATGCCGCCCCTGGTCAGAGATCAAGCCGTGGCTCAGTCTGGACAACCAACGTTGATAGCTTCCTATCAAGCGCACCGGATGCTGAAATCGTGAAGCTTGCGATATTCTTCACAAACCCTACCGTAGTCGCTGTTTTAAGACAATTAGTGGCGGGCAAGAAATCGGTTGCAGATTTAGCAAACGGCTGTGGTATTTCCGAAAGTGAGATGGAGGAAACCGTAGAAATGTTAACAGATGGAGCGTTAGTGAAGCGTACGGAAGACGATCTCATCGAACCTAAAAACGATGCCGTTTTCTATTACCTGAACTTCGTCGGTATGGTTACCGTCTATCTGAACCCTGAAGACTACCATCCTCAGGATTAA
- a CDS encoding RNA polymerase sigma factor, translating to MRSDDVALIQRILAGDESAFANLVRKYEKRIHALAWQKTRDFHIAEDIVQETFLQVYQKLETLEDPTQFSRWLYQIADRRCIAWFRKNRIQTEPLEETHISGIETEAYSRYVAAEHAKTSAEAQRDLVEKLLTKLKERDREVVTLHYFEEMTSSEIGTFLGVSENTIKSQLRRARQRLKKYEFMIQEALDITIEEGHRSQNQLKGEISMTKEVRDESKIEANAEETQGQVADLQNQINAITDELDASLASKRNEALETLRRVPYGAERPISWGYVGGYRTSPGKMTGRVAFWGDNIDNFLSKAPDADIVKLASLFTNANVIAVLRQLVEGKRSVSDLANGCGLPESEIEKAVETLMDATLVARTENDLIEPKNDVISFFLNFVSMTIVHLGHIKPDN from the coding sequence ATGAGAAGCGACGATGTTGCATTGATCCAGCGCATCCTTGCCGGTGATGAGTCCGCTTTCGCGAATTTAGTTAGAAAATACGAGAAACGAATTCACGCACTCGCATGGCAGAAAACACGGGATTTTCATATCGCCGAAGATATCGTTCAAGAGACCTTCCTGCAGGTCTATCAGAAACTGGAAACCTTGGAAGACCCAACCCAGTTTTCAAGATGGCTTTATCAGATTGCGGATCGACGCTGTATCGCATGGTTCCGAAAAAATAGGATACAGACCGAACCGCTGGAAGAAACCCATATTTCGGGAATAGAAACAGAGGCGTACTCCCGATATGTCGCCGCCGAACACGCGAAAACATCTGCTGAAGCACAACGCGACCTCGTCGAGAAACTGCTTACGAAGTTGAAGGAGAGGGATCGAGAGGTTGTTACACTCCACTACTTTGAAGAGATGACCTCTTCGGAGATAGGAACGTTCTTAGGCGTATCCGAAAATACGATTAAGAGTCAGCTCCGCCGCGCGCGACAGCGATTAAAGAAGTATGAGTTCATGATTCAAGAGGCATTAGACATCACAATTGAAGAGGGACATCGCTCCCAAAACCAGTTGAAAGGAGAAATTAGCATGACAAAAGAAGTGAGAGATGAATCCAAGATCGAAGCAAACGCGGAAGAAACTCAGGGTCAGGTTGCTGATCTGCAAAATCAAATTAATGCCATCACGGACGAATTAGATGCATCCCTTGCATCTAAAAGAAATGAAGCACTTGAGACATTGCGCCGTGTTCCGTATGGTGCTGAAAGACCGATTTCATGGGGCTATGTAGGTGGGTATCGCACCTCTCCTGGAAAGATGACGGGACGCGTTGCATTTTGGGGGGATAACATTGATAACTTTCTATCTAAAGCACCGGATGCCGACATCGTGAAGCTTGCGAGTCTCTTCACAAACGCTAACGTCATCGCTGTTTTAAGACAGTTAGTGGAAGGAAAGAGATCGGTCTCGGATTTGGCAAATGGGTGTGGTCTCCCAGAAAGTGAGATAGAAAAAGCCGTAGAGACGTTAATGGACGCGACGTTAGTAGCGCGCACAGAGAACGATCTCATTGAACCGAAAAACGATGTCATCTCCTTTTTCCTGAACTTCGTGAGTATGACAATCGTCCACCTCGGACATATCAAACCTGATAATTAA